A region of Streptomyces sp. WMMC500 DNA encodes the following proteins:
- a CDS encoding phosphodiester glycosidase family protein, translating to MLLLGAPAAVGQERPAAGGAAGPVSVPAGEGMDIASVSRPVAPGMELTSFERLETDKWLKADALSVDLSAGTRVDHLGGKVSQRAPVSELAAEHDPGPGRTTVAAINADFFDINETGAPLGPGVEEGRPTHSPAPGVSEAVGVGPDQAGRVLDLYFDGTVTLPDGERPLGAYNAANVPADGIGAYNAQWGEADRALTVDGATEVTEVAVRDGKVAEVTAGPGKGAIAEGTTVLVGRDTGAKVLAELAPGDAVQVEYDVRTDDGSPVPRTAVGGRGILVQDGVPQDWEGRPNNTAAPRTAVGFSQDGGTMHVLTVDGRQADAGGVTLTQLAKMMDALGAYDALNLDGGGSSTLVARAPGSDERFVENSPSDGQEREVPNGLAFTAPGGSGKLKDFRVTTAADPALAPGVDPVPGGHPDRVFPGLTRDLDAAGYDETYGPAAGNPFWYSTRPDVGTVDRDGTFTARRGGTAKVTARRGGADGSVELTVLDRLERITPTSERVGLADPRDETAFGIVGRDAHGVSAPVDPADVRLDYDRALFDIAPDARGGGFTVRARTSEPTASGVLKATVQGKVTHVALTVGLTAAELADFDDAADWTFSTARATGSLAPEPEGHTGAGMKITYDFSQSTANRAAYVTPPQRIDVPGQPLSFGLWIKGDGKGAWPSLHLKDGAGADLVLRGDYVTWQGWKQVVFQVPEGTQYPLSVFRFYLAEAKPASQYSSELVIDELTAQSPPEVDLPQTPAHRDPLIDSGAETADRDWQYAVMSDAQFVAREPDSAIVRQTRRTLQEIRAARPDFLVINGDLVDEGSPEDLTFARSILEEELGDAVPWYYVPGNHEVMGGSVANFVAEFGPAQRTFDHKGTRFLTLDTSSLTLRGGGYAQIAEFKRQLEAAAQDPSVRSVTVVQHVPPRDPTPQRASQLSDRKEARVLEDWLADFRARTGKGAAFVGAHVGTFHAEHVDGVPYLINGNSGKNPSTAPGEGGFSGWSLIGVDHVSWGEQQKARYAPYRGLPDWVSVQTRPHVDGLAVTAPEEVRVGRSSAATASVAQGTRQVPVAWPVSADWSGTDRLHIGPPRSADRGDIAAYDPATGEVTGLRPGTVTLTVTVNGVTQGDRVTVTR from the coding sequence TTGTTGCTCCTCGGGGCCCCCGCGGCCGTCGGCCAGGAGCGGCCCGCCGCGGGCGGCGCCGCCGGCCCCGTCTCCGTACCGGCCGGCGAGGGCATGGACATCGCCTCCGTCTCCCGGCCCGTCGCCCCCGGCATGGAACTGACCTCCTTCGAGCGGCTGGAGACCGACAAGTGGCTCAAGGCCGACGCGCTCAGCGTCGACCTGAGCGCCGGCACCCGCGTCGACCACCTCGGCGGCAAGGTCTCCCAGCGCGCCCCCGTCTCCGAACTGGCCGCCGAGCACGACCCCGGCCCCGGCCGCACCACCGTGGCCGCCATCAACGCCGACTTCTTCGACATCAACGAGACCGGCGCGCCGCTCGGCCCCGGCGTCGAGGAGGGCCGCCCCACGCACTCGCCCGCGCCCGGTGTCTCCGAGGCGGTCGGCGTCGGTCCCGACCAGGCGGGCCGCGTGCTCGACCTCTACTTCGACGGCACCGTCACCCTCCCCGACGGCGAGCGCCCCCTCGGCGCCTACAACGCCGCCAACGTCCCCGCGGACGGCATCGGCGCGTACAACGCCCAGTGGGGCGAGGCCGACCGCGCCCTGACGGTCGACGGCGCCACCGAGGTCACCGAGGTCGCCGTCCGGGACGGCAAGGTCGCCGAGGTGACCGCCGGGCCCGGGAAGGGCGCCATAGCCGAGGGCACCACGGTGCTGGTCGGCCGCGACACCGGCGCGAAGGTCCTCGCCGAACTCGCGCCGGGTGACGCCGTGCAGGTGGAGTACGACGTCCGCACCGACGACGGCAGCCCGGTGCCCCGTACCGCGGTCGGCGGGCGCGGCATCCTCGTCCAGGACGGCGTACCGCAGGACTGGGAGGGCCGGCCGAACAACACCGCCGCCCCCCGCACCGCGGTCGGCTTCTCCCAGGACGGCGGCACCATGCACGTGCTGACCGTCGACGGCCGCCAGGCGGACGCCGGTGGCGTCACGCTCACGCAACTGGCGAAGATGATGGACGCCCTCGGCGCGTACGACGCGCTGAACCTCGACGGCGGCGGCTCCTCCACCCTCGTCGCCCGCGCGCCCGGCTCCGACGAGCGGTTCGTGGAGAACTCGCCCTCGGACGGCCAGGAGCGGGAGGTCCCCAACGGCCTGGCGTTCACCGCCCCCGGCGGCAGCGGCAAGCTCAAGGACTTCCGCGTCACCACCGCCGCCGACCCGGCGCTCGCCCCCGGCGTCGACCCGGTGCCCGGCGGCCACCCCGACCGCGTCTTCCCGGGCCTGACCCGCGACCTGGACGCCGCCGGTTACGACGAGACGTACGGTCCCGCCGCCGGCAACCCGTTCTGGTACAGCACCAGGCCCGACGTGGGCACCGTCGACCGCGACGGCACGTTCACCGCCCGCCGCGGCGGCACCGCGAAGGTCACCGCCCGGCGCGGCGGCGCGGACGGGAGCGTCGAACTGACCGTCCTGGACCGGCTGGAGCGGATCACGCCCACCAGCGAGCGCGTCGGCCTCGCCGACCCGCGGGACGAGACGGCCTTCGGCATCGTCGGCCGCGACGCCCACGGCGTCAGCGCCCCCGTCGACCCCGCCGACGTACGCCTCGACTACGACCGCGCGCTGTTCGACATCGCCCCCGACGCGCGCGGCGGCGGCTTCACCGTCCGCGCCCGTACCTCCGAGCCGACCGCCTCCGGCGTGCTCAAGGCGACCGTGCAGGGGAAGGTCACCCACGTCGCGCTGACCGTCGGCCTCACCGCGGCGGAGCTGGCGGACTTCGACGACGCGGCCGACTGGACGTTCTCCACCGCCCGCGCCACCGGCTCGCTCGCTCCGGAGCCGGAGGGCCACACGGGCGCCGGGATGAAGATCACGTACGACTTCTCCCAGTCCACCGCCAACCGCGCCGCCTACGTCACGCCCCCGCAGCGCATCGACGTCCCGGGCCAGCCGCTGAGCTTCGGGCTGTGGATCAAGGGCGACGGCAAGGGCGCCTGGCCGTCGCTGCACCTGAAGGACGGCGCGGGCGCCGACCTCGTGCTCCGCGGCGACTACGTCACCTGGCAGGGCTGGAAGCAGGTGGTCTTCCAGGTGCCGGAGGGCACGCAGTACCCGCTGTCCGTCTTCCGCTTCTACCTCGCGGAGGCCAAGCCCGCCAGCCAGTACAGCAGCGAACTGGTCATAGACGAGCTGACCGCGCAGAGCCCGCCCGAGGTGGACCTGCCGCAGACGCCGGCGCACCGCGACCCGCTGATCGACTCCGGTGCCGAGACGGCGGACCGGGACTGGCAGTACGCGGTGATGTCCGACGCGCAGTTCGTCGCCCGCGAGCCGGACAGCGCCATCGTCCGGCAGACCCGGCGCACGCTGCAGGAGATCAGGGCGGCCCGGCCCGACTTCCTCGTCATCAACGGCGACCTGGTCGACGAGGGTTCGCCCGAGGACCTGACGTTCGCCCGCTCGATACTCGAAGAGGAACTGGGCGACGCCGTGCCCTGGTACTACGTGCCCGGCAACCACGAGGTGATGGGCGGCTCGGTGGCCAACTTCGTCGCCGAGTTCGGCCCCGCGCAGCGGACGTTCGACCACAAGGGCACCCGCTTCCTGACCCTCGACACCTCCTCGCTGACGCTCCGCGGCGGCGGCTACGCGCAGATCGCCGAGTTCAAGCGGCAGTTGGAGGCGGCGGCGCAGGACCCGTCGGTGCGCTCGGTGACCGTCGTCCAGCACGTGCCGCCGCGGGACCCGACGCCGCAGCGCGCCAGCCAGCTCAGCGACCGCAAGGAGGCGCGGGTGCTGGAGGACTGGCTGGCGGACTTCCGGGCCCGTACGGGCAAGGGCGCGGCGTTCGTCGGCGCGCACGTCGGCACCTTCCACGCCGAACACGTCGACGGCGTGCCGTATCTGATCAACGGCAACTCCGGGAAGAACCCGTCCACCGCCCCCGGCGAGGGCGGGTTCTCCGGCTGGTCGCTGATCGGCGTCGACCACGTCTCGTGGGGTGAGCAGCAGAAGGCCCGGTACGCGCCGTACCGCGGGCTGCCCGACTGGGTCTCCGTGCAGACCCGGCCGCACGTGGACGGGCTGGCGGTGACCGCGCCCGAGGAGGTCCGCGTGGGCCGCTCGTCGGCGGCGACGGCGTCGGTCGCGCAGGGCACGCGGCAGGTGCCGGTGGCCTGGCCGGTCAGCGCGGACTGGTCGGGTACGGACCGGCTGCACATCGGGCCGCCGCGGTCGGCGGACCGGGGCGACATCGCGGCGTACGACCCGGCCACCGGCGAGGTGACGGGGCTGCGGCCGGGGACGGTCACGCTGACGGTGACGGTCAACGGCGTCACGCAGGGCGACCGGGTCACGGTCACCCGGTAG
- a CDS encoding carbohydrate kinase, with protein sequence MIVVGGEALIDLVPGGGGGVLPALRPVRGGGPYNTAVALGRLGADVAFASRVSTDAFGAALMAGLDAAGVDTRLVQRGAEPTTLAVADVSPDGSAGFRFYAEGTADRLFRAPDALPAQSRALAVGTCSLVLEPGATAYETLLKRACADGVFTLLDPNIRAGLIADADAYRARFRSWLPHVALLKLSVEDAQWLAGGRPWAEALPEWLAAGPRAAVLTRGGDGLTAVLAQGPERYDVAAPPVDVVDTIGAGDTVNAALLHWFGTHGALTPGALAGLDAAGWRAALGYAARAAAITCSRAGAEPPYAAELAETADG encoded by the coding sequence ATGATCGTGGTTGGTGGGGAAGCTCTGATCGACCTCGTGCCGGGCGGCGGCGGGGGCGTGCTTCCCGCGCTGCGGCCCGTGCGCGGCGGTGGGCCGTACAACACGGCGGTGGCGCTCGGGCGGCTCGGAGCGGACGTGGCGTTCGCCTCGCGGGTGTCCACGGACGCCTTCGGGGCGGCGCTGATGGCCGGACTCGACGCCGCGGGGGTGGACACCCGCCTCGTCCAGCGGGGGGCGGAGCCCACCACGCTGGCCGTCGCCGACGTCAGCCCGGACGGGTCGGCCGGCTTCCGCTTCTACGCCGAGGGCACCGCCGACCGGCTGTTCCGGGCGCCCGACGCGCTTCCCGCGCAGTCGCGGGCGCTGGCTGTGGGGACGTGCTCGCTGGTGCTGGAGCCGGGGGCGACCGCGTACGAGACGCTGCTGAAACGGGCCTGCGCGGACGGGGTGTTCACCCTCCTCGACCCGAACATCCGGGCCGGGCTCATCGCGGACGCCGACGCCTACCGCGCCCGCTTCCGCTCCTGGCTGCCGCACGTGGCGCTGCTGAAGCTGTCGGTCGAGGACGCGCAGTGGCTCGCCGGCGGGCGGCCCTGGGCCGAGGCGCTGCCGGAGTGGCTGGCGGCAGGCCCGCGGGCCGCGGTGCTGACCCGCGGCGGCGACGGGCTGACCGCGGTCCTCGCGCAGGGGCCGGAGCGGTACGACGTGGCCGCGCCGCCGGTCGACGTCGTCGACACGATCGGCGCCGGCGACACCGTCAACGCGGCGCTGCTGCACTGGTTCGGCACCCACGGGGCCCTCACCCCCGGCGCCCTGGCCGGTCTCGACGCCGCCGGCTGGCGCGCCGCGCTCGGCTACGCCGCCCGGGCGGCGGCGATCACCTGTTCGCGCGCCGGCGCCGAGCCCCCGTACGCGGCGGAGCTGGCGGAGACCGCGGACGGCTGA
- the uvrC gene encoding excinuclease ABC subunit UvrC, translated as MADPSSYRPKPGQIPDSPGVYRFRDEHGRVIYVGKAKSLRQRLSSYFQDLAGLHQRTRTMVTTAASVEWTVVATEVEALQLEYTWIKQYDPRFNVKYRDDKSYPSLAVTLNEEFPRVQVMRGPKRKGVRYFGPYAHAWAIRETVDLMLRAFPVRTCSAGVFKRSEQIGRPCLLGYIDKCSAPCVGRVTAAEHRELAEEFCDFMAGRTGTYLKRLERQMHEAADEMEYEKAARLRDDIGALTSAMEKNAVVLADATDADLVALAEDELEAAVQIFHVRGGRVRGQRGWVTDRVEAVDTAGLVEHALQQLYGDEQAEGIPREVLVPALPEPAGPVREWLTERRGARVDLRVPQRGDKKDLLATVARNAQQALALHKTKRASDLTTRSRALEEIAEALELDSAPLRIECYDISHLQGDDVVGSMVVFEDGLARKSEYRRFEIKGFTGQDDVRAMHEVVTRRFRRYVQEKQKTGEWGDPEAEAAAERSHGDAPAVAMGDGPAGRDPDTGRPRKFAYPPQLVVVDGGQPQVAAAKRALDELGVDDVAVVGLAKRLEEVWLPHGDDPVILPRSSEGLYMLQRVRDEAHRFALAYQRKKRARSMKAGPLDDVPGLGESRRRALLKHFGSVKRLRAATIDQICEVPGIGRKTAENIAATLAQSAPAAPAVNTATGEIMDE; from the coding sequence ATGGCCGATCCGTCCAGTTACCGTCCCAAGCCCGGACAGATTCCCGACTCTCCGGGGGTCTACAGGTTCCGGGACGAGCACGGCCGGGTCATCTACGTCGGCAAGGCCAAGAGCCTGCGGCAGCGGCTCTCGTCGTACTTCCAGGACCTCGCCGGGCTGCACCAGCGCACGCGCACGATGGTCACGACCGCCGCCTCGGTGGAGTGGACCGTGGTGGCCACCGAGGTCGAGGCGCTCCAACTGGAGTACACCTGGATCAAGCAGTACGACCCGCGGTTCAACGTCAAGTACCGGGACGACAAGAGCTATCCGTCCCTCGCCGTGACCCTCAACGAGGAGTTTCCGCGCGTGCAGGTCATGCGCGGCCCCAAGCGCAAGGGCGTGCGCTACTTCGGGCCGTATGCACACGCGTGGGCCATCCGCGAGACCGTCGACCTCATGCTCCGCGCCTTCCCGGTGCGGACCTGTTCCGCCGGGGTGTTCAAGCGCAGCGAGCAGATCGGCCGGCCCTGCCTGCTGGGGTACATCGACAAGTGCTCCGCGCCCTGCGTCGGCCGGGTCACGGCCGCGGAGCACCGGGAGCTGGCCGAGGAGTTCTGCGACTTCATGGCGGGCCGCACGGGGACGTACCTGAAGCGGCTGGAGCGGCAGATGCACGAGGCCGCAGACGAGATGGAGTACGAGAAGGCAGCGCGGCTGCGTGACGACATAGGGGCGCTGACGAGCGCCATGGAGAAGAACGCGGTCGTCCTCGCCGACGCCACCGACGCCGACCTGGTCGCCCTCGCCGAGGACGAGCTGGAGGCGGCGGTGCAGATCTTCCACGTCCGCGGCGGCCGGGTCCGCGGCCAGCGGGGCTGGGTCACCGACCGGGTGGAGGCCGTCGACACCGCTGGTCTCGTGGAGCACGCGCTGCAGCAGCTCTACGGCGACGAGCAGGCCGAGGGCATCCCGCGCGAGGTGCTGGTGCCGGCGCTGCCGGAGCCGGCGGGGCCCGTGCGGGAGTGGCTCACCGAGCGCCGCGGGGCCCGGGTGGACCTGCGGGTGCCGCAGCGCGGCGACAAGAAGGACCTGCTCGCCACGGTCGCGCGGAACGCGCAGCAGGCCCTCGCCCTGCACAAGACCAAGCGCGCCTCCGACCTGACCACCCGCTCGCGGGCGCTGGAGGAGATCGCCGAGGCGCTGGAGCTGGACTCCGCGCCGCTGCGCATCGAGTGCTACGACATCTCCCACCTGCAGGGCGACGACGTCGTCGGCTCCATGGTCGTCTTCGAGGACGGCCTCGCCCGCAAGAGCGAGTACCGCCGCTTCGAGATCAAGGGCTTCACCGGCCAGGACGACGTGCGCGCGATGCACGAGGTGGTCACCCGCAGGTTCCGGAGGTACGTGCAGGAGAAGCAGAAGACGGGGGAGTGGGGTGATCCTGAGGCCGAGGCGGCGGCCGAGCGCAGTCACGGGGACGCCCCCGCGGTCGCGATGGGGGACGGGCCCGCCGGGCGGGATCCCGACACCGGGCGGCCCCGGAAGTTCGCGTACCCGCCCCAGCTCGTGGTCGTCGACGGCGGTCAGCCGCAGGTCGCCGCCGCCAAGCGGGCCCTCGACGAGCTGGGCGTGGACGACGTGGCCGTCGTGGGCCTCGCCAAGCGCCTCGAAGAGGTCTGGCTGCCGCACGGCGACGACCCCGTCATCCTGCCGCGCAGCAGCGAGGGCCTGTACATGCTGCAGCGCGTACGGGACGAGGCCCACCGCTTCGCCCTCGCCTACCAGCGCAAGAAGCGGGCCAGGAGCATGAAGGCCGGACCGCTGGACGACGTGCCAGGGCTGGGCGAGAGCCGCCGCCGGGCGCTCCTGAAACATTTCGGTTCGGTGAAACGGCTCAGAGCTGCGACTATTGATCAGATCTGTGAGGTTCCCGGCATCGGCCGCAAGACGGCCGAAAACATCGCCGCGACCCTCGCGCAATCGGCACCGGCCGCGCCGGCGGTGAACACCGCCACCGGAGAGATCATGGACGAGTGA
- the rapZ gene encoding RNase adapter RapZ: MNEHGTDETDETAVTTGDLAPGQGETGDSGQAGIPELVIISGMSGAGRSTAAKCLEDLGWFVVDNLPPALIPTMVELGARSQGNVARIAVVVDVRGRRFFDNLKESLADLKEKHVPRRIVFLEAADNSLVARFESVRRPHPLQGDGTILDGITAERDLLRELRGDADLVIDTSSLNVHELRAKMDAQFAGGEEPELRATVMSFGYKYGLPVDADLVVDCRFLPNPHWVPELRQFTGLNEDVAQYVFNQPGAKEFLNGYAELMHLVTEGYRREGKRYVTVAVGCTGGKHRSVAMSERLARRLASDGIETVVVHRDMGRE, from the coding sequence ATGAACGAGCACGGGACAGACGAGACCGACGAGACCGCCGTGACCACGGGTGACCTTGCCCCCGGGCAGGGCGAGACGGGTGACTCCGGGCAGGCGGGCATCCCCGAGCTGGTGATCATCTCCGGGATGTCGGGTGCCGGCCGGAGCACCGCCGCGAAGTGCCTGGAGGACCTCGGCTGGTTCGTCGTGGACAACCTGCCGCCCGCCCTCATCCCCACCATGGTGGAGCTGGGTGCCCGCTCGCAGGGGAACGTGGCGCGGATCGCGGTCGTCGTGGACGTCCGCGGCCGGCGCTTCTTCGACAATCTGAAGGAGTCCCTGGCGGACCTGAAGGAGAAGCACGTTCCCCGGCGCATCGTCTTCCTGGAGGCGGCGGACAACTCGCTGGTGGCCCGCTTCGAGTCCGTACGCCGCCCGCACCCGCTGCAGGGCGACGGCACGATCCTCGACGGCATCACCGCCGAGCGCGACCTGCTGCGCGAGCTGCGCGGCGACGCCGACCTGGTGATCGACACCTCCAGCCTGAACGTGCACGAGCTGCGCGCGAAGATGGACGCCCAGTTCGCCGGCGGCGAGGAGCCCGAGCTGCGGGCCACGGTGATGTCCTTCGGCTACAAGTACGGCCTGCCCGTGGACGCCGACCTGGTGGTGGACTGCCGCTTCCTGCCGAACCCGCACTGGGTCCCCGAGCTGCGCCAGTTCACCGGGCTGAACGAGGACGTCGCGCAGTACGTCTTCAACCAGCCGGGCGCCAAGGAGTTCCTCAACGGCTACGCGGAGCTGATGCACCTGGTCACCGAGGGGTACCGGCGCGAGGGCAAGCGGTACGTGACCGTCGCCGTCGGCTGCACCGGCGGCAAGCACCGCTCCGTCGCGATGTCCGAGCGGCTGGCCCGCCGGCTCGCCTCGGACGGGATCGAGACCGTCGTCGTCCACCGGGACATGGGGCGCGAGTGA
- the yvcK gene encoding uridine diphosphate-N-acetylglucosamine-binding protein YvcK, whose amino-acid sequence MSRIAGGRNLRLRRRGARRPGSQPKVVALGGGMGLSASLAALRRITGDLTAVVTVADDGGSSGRLRAELGVLPPGDLRKALAALCGDDDWGQTWSRVIQHRFTSQGELHDHAVGNLLIVALWEQLGDHVQALDLVGTLLGAHGRVLPMSAVPLELRADVRGHAPEHPEQVTTVAGQATVALTPGEVQQVHLVPADPPAVPAAVEAVREADWVVLGPGSWFSSVIPHLLVPDLREALVETKARKVLSLNLAPQPGETDGFSPRRHLEVLRRHAPKLAFDVVLADKDAVPGAAERDGLREAAKELEGSVELAPVARTDGTPRHDPELLAAAYDRIFRMHGRIGPWR is encoded by the coding sequence GTGAGCCGGATCGCCGGCGGCCGGAACCTCCGGCTGCGCCGCCGGGGCGCACGCAGGCCCGGTTCGCAGCCGAAGGTGGTCGCGCTCGGCGGGGGGATGGGCCTGTCGGCCTCCCTCGCCGCGCTGCGCCGGATCACCGGCGATCTCACCGCGGTCGTCACGGTCGCCGACGACGGCGGCTCGTCCGGCCGGCTCCGCGCCGAGCTGGGCGTGCTGCCGCCGGGCGACCTGCGCAAGGCGCTGGCGGCGCTCTGCGGCGACGACGACTGGGGCCAGACCTGGTCCCGCGTCATCCAGCACCGCTTCACCAGCCAGGGCGAGCTGCACGACCACGCCGTCGGCAATCTGCTGATCGTCGCGCTCTGGGAGCAGCTCGGCGACCACGTCCAGGCCCTCGACCTGGTCGGTACGCTCCTGGGCGCACACGGCCGGGTGCTGCCGATGTCCGCGGTGCCCCTGGAGCTGCGCGCCGACGTGCGCGGCCACGCGCCGGAGCACCCCGAGCAGGTCACCACGGTGGCCGGCCAGGCCACCGTGGCGCTCACGCCCGGCGAGGTGCAGCAGGTCCACCTGGTGCCCGCCGACCCGCCGGCCGTCCCGGCCGCCGTCGAGGCCGTCCGCGAGGCGGACTGGGTGGTGCTCGGCCCGGGCTCCTGGTTCTCCTCCGTCATCCCGCACCTGCTGGTGCCCGATCTGCGCGAGGCCCTGGTGGAGACCAAGGCCCGCAAGGTCCTCTCCCTGAACCTCGCCCCGCAGCCGGGGGAAACGGACGGATTTTCCCCGCGGCGTCATTTGGAGGTTTTGCGACGACACGCCCCTAAACTCGCCTTCGACGTGGTGCTGGCCGACAAGGATGCAGTGCCCGGCGCGGCAGAGCGCGACGGGTTGCGCGAGGCTGCGAAAGAGCTTGAGGGCTCGGTCGAGCTGGCGCCGGTGGCGCGGACCGACGGGACTCCCCGGCACGATCCGGAGCTGCTGGCCGCCGCGTACGACCGTATTTTTCGGATGCATGGAAGGATCGGGCCATGGCGATGA
- the whiA gene encoding DNA-binding protein WhiA: MAMTAAVKDEISRLPVTRTCCRKAEVSSTLRFAGGLHLVSGRIVIEAELDTGVAARRLKKDILEIFGHGSEMIVMAPGGLRRSSRYVVRVVAGGEQLARQTGLVDGRGRPIRGLPPQVVSGATCDAEAAWRGAFLAHGSLTEPGRSSSLEVTCPGPEAALALVGAARRLSIPAKAREVRGVDRVVVRDGDAIGALLTRLGAHESVLAWEERRMRREVRATANRLANFDDANLRRSARAAVAAGARVQRALEILGDEVPEHLAAAGRLRMEHKQASLEELGALADPPLTKDAVAGRIRRLLAMADKRAGDLGIPGTEANLTEEMVG; the protein is encoded by the coding sequence ATGGCGATGACGGCAGCGGTGAAGGACGAGATCTCGCGGCTCCCCGTGACCCGCACGTGCTGCCGCAAGGCGGAGGTCTCATCCACGCTGCGGTTCGCCGGCGGGCTGCACCTGGTCAGCGGCCGGATCGTGATCGAGGCCGAGCTGGACACCGGGGTCGCCGCGCGCCGGCTGAAGAAGGACATCCTGGAGATCTTCGGGCACGGCTCCGAGATGATCGTCATGGCCCCGGGCGGGCTGCGCCGCAGCAGCCGGTACGTGGTCCGCGTCGTCGCCGGCGGTGAGCAACTGGCCCGGCAGACCGGCCTGGTCGACGGCCGCGGCCGGCCCATCCGCGGGCTGCCCCCGCAGGTCGTCTCCGGCGCCACCTGCGACGCCGAGGCCGCCTGGCGCGGCGCCTTCCTCGCCCACGGCTCCCTGACCGAGCCGGGCCGCTCCTCCTCGCTGGAGGTCACCTGCCCGGGCCCGGAGGCGGCCCTCGCCCTGGTCGGCGCCGCCCGCCGGCTCAGCATCCCGGCCAAGGCCCGCGAGGTGCGCGGCGTGGACCGCGTGGTCGTACGGGACGGGGACGCCATCGGCGCCCTGCTCACCCGGCTCGGCGCGCACGAGTCGGTGCTGGCCTGGGAGGAGCGCCGGATGCGGCGCGAGGTGCGCGCCACGGCCAACCGGCTGGCCAACTTCGACGACGCCAACCTGCGCCGCTCCGCGCGCGCGGCGGTCGCGGCGGGCGCGCGGGTGCAGCGGGCCCTGGAGATCCTCGGCGACGAGGTGCCGGAGCACCTGGCGGCGGCCGGCCGGCTGCGCATGGAGCACAAGCAGGCGTCGCTGGAGGAGCTGGGCGCCCTCGCCGACCCGCCGCTGACGAAGGACGCGGTCGCGGGGCGTATCCGCCGGCTGCTCGCCATGGCCGACAAGCGCGCCGGCGACCTCGGCATCCCCGGCACGGAGGCGAACCTGACGGAGGAGATGGTGGGCTGA